One region of Flavobacterium sp. KACC 22763 genomic DNA includes:
- a CDS encoding RluA family pseudouridine synthase, giving the protein MKIVSNKNNLQILHEDNHIIVVNKRVGDIVQGDKTGDKPLSDIVKEYIKEKYNKPGDVFLGVIHRLDRPTTGIVVFARTSKALSRMNELFSNRETKKTYWAVVKNKPREASAKLVHYLKRNEKNNTSKAHLKEVPDSKLASLDYTIIKELQNYTALEINLHTGRHHQIRAQLSAIGSPIKGDLKYGADRSNPDGGIHLHARKLTFIHPVSKENITIIAPTPDDPIWNAV; this is encoded by the coding sequence ATGAAAATTGTTTCAAATAAAAATAACTTACAGATACTTCATGAAGACAATCACATTATTGTGGTTAATAAGCGTGTGGGCGATATTGTTCAAGGCGATAAAACAGGCGACAAACCTTTGTCTGATATTGTGAAAGAATATATTAAAGAAAAGTACAACAAACCTGGAGATGTTTTCTTGGGGGTGATTCATCGTTTGGATCGACCTACAACAGGAATTGTAGTTTTTGCAAGAACCAGTAAAGCTTTATCTCGAATGAACGAATTGTTCAGCAATCGTGAAACTAAAAAGACATATTGGGCTGTTGTAAAAAATAAACCTCGTGAAGCATCAGCAAAACTGGTTCATTATTTAAAACGAAACGAAAAAAACAATACTTCAAAAGCACATTTAAAAGAAGTTCCAGACAGCAAATTAGCCAGTTTAGATTATACAATCATCAAAGAACTTCAAAATTATACGGCGTTGGAAATCAATTTGCATACTGGGCGTCATCATCAAATTCGCGCACAATTATCTGCAATTGGCTCTCCAATTAAAGGTGATCTTAAATACGGTGCAGACCGAAGCAATCCCGATGGCGGAATACATCTTCATGCGAGAAAACTAACTTTTATACATCCTGTTTCTAAAGAAAACATTACGATTATCGCACCAACTCCAGACGACCCGATTTGGAATGCTGTATGA
- a CDS encoding aldehyde dehydrogenase gives MDYKNNIGYRKETLKKLLYNIQKSEDLIVKALYDDFKKPEFEAVLTETNYVISELKDVIKNINKWAKPKRVLPSILNFPSSDYIYKEPYGDVLIIAPWNYPFQLALCPLVAAVAAGNRVVLKPSELTPHTSAVIAKIIEKTFHVNHVEVFEGGIEVSNKLLAQRWDYIFFTGSVAVGKIVAKAAAENLTPVTLELGGKNPCVIDETANLKLAAKRIVWGKFINAGQTCIAPDYILIQKNMKVNFISYLIEEIIKAYGKKIDKSPDFARIINTKNWYRLTNMIQNEHILFGGESDANKLYIAPTLLEEPDLDSPVMAEEIFGPILPILVYENENDIEKVISRYEKPLSFYVFSENNSFTQKLISKYSFGGGCINDSVIHFSNNRLPFGGVGHSGIGAYHGKRSFDTFSHHKAIVKKANWLDLPMRYAPYKNKLVSIKRILDWL, from the coding sequence ATGGATTATAAAAACAACATCGGATATCGAAAGGAAACTCTAAAAAAGTTATTGTACAATATTCAGAAAAGCGAAGATTTAATCGTAAAAGCTTTATACGATGACTTTAAAAAACCTGAATTCGAAGCTGTTTTGACCGAAACCAATTACGTCATTTCAGAACTGAAAGATGTTATAAAAAATATTAATAAATGGGCCAAACCTAAACGTGTCCTTCCATCAATTCTTAATTTCCCTTCTAGCGATTATATTTACAAAGAACCTTACGGAGACGTATTGATCATTGCTCCTTGGAATTATCCTTTTCAGCTTGCTTTATGTCCCTTGGTTGCTGCAGTAGCTGCAGGAAACCGAGTAGTTTTAAAACCTTCTGAACTTACACCTCATACCTCTGCCGTAATTGCAAAAATTATAGAAAAAACTTTTCATGTTAATCATGTTGAAGTTTTTGAAGGCGGAATCGAAGTTTCTAATAAACTGCTGGCACAGCGTTGGGATTATATCTTTTTTACTGGAAGCGTTGCTGTAGGTAAAATTGTTGCAAAAGCGGCAGCTGAAAATTTAACTCCGGTAACACTCGAATTGGGAGGAAAAAATCCTTGCGTTATAGATGAAACTGCCAACTTAAAACTTGCGGCCAAACGAATTGTCTGGGGAAAATTTATTAATGCTGGCCAGACTTGCATTGCTCCCGATTATATTCTGATTCAGAAAAACATGAAGGTGAATTTCATTTCATATTTAATTGAAGAAATCATCAAAGCTTACGGCAAGAAAATTGACAAATCTCCTGATTTTGCTAGAATTATAAATACAAAAAACTGGTACCGACTGACCAATATGATTCAAAATGAGCATATTTTATTTGGAGGAGAAAGCGATGCCAACAAACTTTATATCGCACCAACGCTTCTTGAAGAGCCAGATTTAGATAGTCCAGTTATGGCCGAAGAGATCTTTGGTCCCATTCTGCCGATTTTAGTTTACGAAAATGAAAACGACATCGAAAAGGTTATCAGCCGTTATGAGAAGCCTCTTTCATTTTATGTTTTTAGCGAAAATAATTCATTTACACAGAAATTAATTTCAAAATACTCTTTTGGAGGTGGCTGTATCAACGATTCTGTTATTCATTTTTCTAATAACAGATTGCCTTTTGGAGGTGTTGGCCATAGCGGAATTGGTGCGTATCATGGCAAACGAAGCTTCGACACATTCTCTCACCATAAAGCAATTGTAAAAAAAGCAAACTGGCTTGATTTACCTATGCGTTATGCACCATATAAAAATAAACTAGTTTCCATAAAAAGGATTTTAGACTGGCTATAA
- a CDS encoding PAS domain S-box protein, with protein sequence MVANCSFFNSVISGISASGSAFESIMTGWYVFNPDIIFYNNHKLIVLGLSLFAFLSLLVYQFFKIKSKIGYFIEKKKEQDTVSREYQLYILFFGIAVIVIEIINEIFKIRPKSLLVVNVLIGIFVLFIYTVTNRIKWVRDQIQQIFISCFFIYISYVAYNIVTLRNDVVPIIVFLISFFFSYNILKPIKIYWTFVGLTFAFLIATLAFHLIPIKSSILLLNFCILIFIINQVKYAVLLNNRDNFRFANEIVHKGNSLTIASNQKSEILFCSETITPILGYQPEEVMGVKFWELTEDSEEKLDPIKNHENKLYIRKLKTKSGEYKYIQWKDKKFSEDLIISIGQDVTEQVIVQDQYKNLIQTATDIIFEIDAEGHFTFINEFGFSTLGYTENEIIKKHYSNFIHENYITSAVDFYENLVLNENNYPIIEIPILKKNGEEMWISQKIIVRKNDLGLTTGFSGIARDITEKKNIEKEKKRRLKKIEAYNSSTKKLSTTDFSKYDELNTIIDLILKEAAIISDVNRVSFWKYDDDLITCKNLFSLDNQSVSDKNILKKESYPIYFETLNNKAIINAPDVFNKLETSEFQKLYFTKNNIKSMLDVPIFLTGQLAGVVCFESTEHKREWDNEDINYARTISDVISLAISSQMRLEAERKLELKGQLLSALSLCTEKFLLSKTTHQMFEETYNIIGKAAKVDHMYYYEKDAIYNTVSQKYKWSREGVTHQITPLRSMTEENLREIYDAASQRKILNTLTRNLNDGFFKKLLSDNEIQSILILPIYINDIFTGFIGFDDCTTEREWSEDEINIFQVLANNISSALERNRNETKIIQSEEKFKLIANNIPGTVYLSKFDAFSTKIFLNDEVSNLTGYSKSEFIENNLSFLSLIHPDDKEDVINNQIDNLQNGMPLHNVYRIKRKSGEYIWIEEFGDVIKRDDEIEFVGGIYFDITSKKEIEDAIKAKQLAEAASKSKSDFLANMSHEIRTPLNGIIGFTHLLMKTDLEEIQEKYMTTINQSAHSLLEIINDILDFSKIEAGKLELFIDLYDIKKILGQIFDLIIYESNKKNLKLELNIDPEVPKYIWTDIVRIKQILINLLSNAVKFTTEGSIKLNVSVLEKNKNNNCVIRFAVIDTGIGILEKNQKKIFRAFSQEDSSTTRKFGGTGLGLTISNQLLALMESRLQLESKIDEGSTFFFDLNLKTSNQSINDKYNAELKSLNINLDSDEIETNGNNITFLIVEDNKVNMLLLKTIIKNLYNNAFIFECENGYEAIQQFEKINPTIIFMDIQMPIMNGYETAKAIRNTKKGRDVPIIAVTAGAEKEERNKCISAGMDDYISKPIMKGSVEEALIKWLG encoded by the coding sequence ATGGTCGCAAACTGTAGTTTTTTCAATTCGGTTATCTCAGGAATTTCCGCTAGTGGAAGTGCCTTTGAATCAATTATGACCGGATGGTATGTATTTAATCCTGATATCATTTTCTACAATAATCATAAACTTATTGTTTTAGGATTATCGCTCTTTGCTTTTCTGTCGCTTTTGGTCTATCAATTTTTCAAAATCAAATCAAAAATTGGATATTTCATAGAAAAAAAGAAAGAACAAGATACTGTTAGCAGAGAATATCAGCTTTATATTTTATTTTTTGGCATTGCGGTAATTGTTATCGAAATTATCAATGAAATCTTCAAAATTAGACCCAAAAGCCTATTGGTAGTCAATGTTCTCATTGGCATTTTTGTTCTTTTCATTTACACTGTAACAAATAGAATCAAATGGGTAAGAGATCAAATCCAACAGATTTTTATTTCTTGCTTCTTTATTTATATTAGTTATGTCGCCTACAACATTGTTACCTTAAGAAATGACGTTGTACCGATTATTGTTTTCCTTATTTCTTTTTTCTTTTCGTACAACATCCTCAAGCCTATAAAAATTTACTGGACTTTTGTCGGCTTAACCTTTGCTTTTTTAATTGCCACGCTAGCATTTCATCTTATTCCAATAAAATCCTCCATTTTATTGCTTAATTTCTGCATTCTAATTTTCATTATAAATCAGGTAAAATATGCTGTTTTATTAAACAATCGCGACAATTTTAGGTTTGCAAATGAAATAGTTCACAAAGGAAATTCACTTACAATAGCCTCCAATCAAAAAAGCGAAATTCTTTTTTGCAGCGAAACCATAACTCCTATTTTAGGCTATCAGCCTGAAGAAGTTATGGGAGTAAAATTCTGGGAATTAACCGAGGATTCAGAAGAAAAATTAGATCCAATCAAAAACCACGAAAACAAGCTGTACATCAGGAAACTAAAAACAAAAAGCGGCGAATACAAATATATCCAATGGAAAGATAAAAAGTTCTCAGAAGATTTAATCATCAGTATCGGACAAGATGTTACGGAGCAGGTTATCGTTCAGGATCAATACAAAAATCTAATTCAGACCGCGACCGATATCATTTTTGAAATTGACGCCGAAGGCCATTTTACTTTCATCAATGAATTTGGCTTTTCTACTCTTGGCTATACTGAAAATGAAATCATTAAAAAGCATTATTCAAATTTTATTCACGAAAACTATATCACCAGTGCCGTAGATTTCTATGAAAATTTGGTGCTAAATGAAAATAATTATCCAATTATTGAAATTCCAATTCTGAAGAAAAACGGCGAAGAAATGTGGATTTCGCAAAAGATCATTGTACGCAAAAATGATTTAGGATTAACAACTGGCTTTTCTGGAATTGCAAGAGATATTACCGAGAAAAAGAATATCGAAAAGGAGAAAAAAAGACGTCTTAAAAAAATTGAAGCTTATAATAGTTCGACCAAGAAATTATCTACTACAGACTTTAGCAAATATGACGAACTAAACACAATCATTGATTTAATACTGAAAGAAGCTGCTATAATAAGCGATGTCAATCGTGTAAGTTTCTGGAAATATGACGACGACCTCATTACCTGCAAAAATCTTTTTAGCCTTGACAATCAAAGCGTAAGTGACAAAAATATTTTAAAAAAAGAATCCTATCCTATTTATTTTGAAACACTAAACAACAAAGCCATCATAAATGCTCCAGATGTATTCAACAAATTGGAAACATCTGAATTTCAAAAGCTTTATTTTACAAAAAACAACATAAAATCAATGCTGGATGTGCCTATTTTCTTAACAGGACAATTGGCGGGAGTTGTCTGTTTTGAAAGCACCGAACATAAACGCGAGTGGGATAATGAAGACATTAATTATGCGAGAACTATTTCAGATGTAATTTCGCTTGCCATTTCTTCACAAATGCGATTGGAGGCAGAAAGAAAATTAGAACTTAAGGGTCAGCTTTTGTCTGCACTTTCTTTGTGTACCGAAAAGTTCCTGCTAAGCAAAACTACTCATCAGATGTTTGAGGAAACGTATAACATTATTGGAAAAGCAGCCAAAGTAGATCATATGTATTACTACGAAAAAGATGCTATTTACAATACTGTAAGCCAGAAATACAAATGGTCACGTGAAGGGGTTACGCATCAGATCACGCCATTGCGATCTATGACCGAAGAAAATCTGCGAGAGATATACGATGCTGCATCGCAGAGAAAAATCTTAAATACGCTAACGCGAAATCTTAATGATGGTTTTTTCAAAAAGCTTCTGAGCGATAACGAAATTCAGTCAATTTTAATTTTACCAATTTACATAAATGACATTTTCACTGGTTTTATAGGCTTTGATGATTGCACGACAGAAAGAGAATGGTCTGAAGACGAAATTAATATCTTTCAGGTTTTAGCAAATAACATTTCGTCTGCATTAGAAAGAAACCGAAATGAAACCAAGATTATCCAAAGCGAGGAAAAATTCAAATTGATTGCCAATAATATTCCTGGAACGGTTTATTTATCAAAATTTGATGCTTTCTCGACCAAAATATTCTTAAACGATGAAGTCTCAAACCTTACAGGATATTCAAAATCTGAATTTATTGAAAATAATTTGTCTTTTCTGTCGTTAATTCATCCTGATGATAAAGAAGATGTAATTAACAATCAAATCGATAATCTCCAAAACGGAATGCCTTTGCATAATGTATATCGCATTAAGCGCAAAAGCGGAGAGTATATTTGGATAGAAGAATTTGGAGATGTAATTAAGCGAGATGATGAAATTGAATTTGTTGGCGGAATTTATTTTGATATTACAAGCAAAAAAGAAATCGAAGACGCCATAAAAGCCAAACAGCTAGCAGAAGCCGCAAGCAAATCAAAATCTGACTTTTTAGCCAATATGTCTCACGAAATTAGAACTCCTCTAAACGGAATTATTGGTTTTACACATTTATTAATGAAAACAGATTTGGAGGAAATTCAAGAAAAATACATGACCACAATAAATCAATCGGCTCATTCTCTTCTTGAAATTATTAATGACATTTTAGATTTCTCAAAAATTGAGGCTGGAAAATTAGAGCTCTTTATTGACTTATATGATATCAAAAAAATCTTAGGACAAATTTTTGATTTAATTATATACGAATCCAACAAAAAGAATCTAAAACTTGAGTTGAATATAGACCCTGAAGTTCCAAAATATATCTGGACAGATATTGTCCGCATCAAACAAATTTTGATTAATCTGCTTTCTAATGCAGTTAAATTTACAACTGAAGGTTCCATCAAATTAAATGTTTCCGTTTTAGAAAAAAACAAAAACAACAATTGTGTTATTCGTTTTGCGGTTATCGATACCGGAATTGGCATATTAGAAAAAAATCAAAAGAAAATTTTCAGAGCCTTTTCTCAGGAAGACAGTTCTACAACAAGAAAATTTGGAGGAACTGGTCTTGGTTTAACCATATCTAATCAGTTGCTTGCTTTAATGGAAAGCCGTTTACAACTAGAAAGCAAAATTGACGAAGGAAGCACTTTTTTCTTTGATTTGAATTTAAAAACAAGCAACCAGAGTATTAATGATAAATACAATGCCGAACTCAAAAGTTTAAACATCAATCTGGATTCTGATGAAATAGAAACAAACGGCAATAATATTACTTTTTTAATTGTGGAAGACAACAAAGTAAACATGCTTCTTCTTAAGACAATTATAAAAAATCTATACAATAATGCTTTTATTTTCGAATGTGAAAATGGATATGAAGCCATTCAGCAATTTGAAAAAATTAATCCGACCATTATTTTTATGGATATTCAGATGCCTATTATGAATGGTTACGAAACTGCCAAAGCAATCAGAAATACTAAAAAAGGACGCGATGTTCCAATAATAGCCGTTACTGCTGGCGCAGAAAAGGAAGAACGCAACAAATGCATTTCTGCTGGAATGGACGATTACATTTCTAAACCAATTATGAAAGGAAGTGTTGAAGAAGCTTTAATTAAATGGCTGGGATAA
- the ypfJ gene encoding KPN_02809 family neutral zinc metallopeptidase, translated as MKWQGRRQSDNVEDRRSISGGGKAIIGGGVIGIIVLLLNVFGGETGQQIAPILEQMQGGQGQQTEAAAPLSKEDEEMGNFVRVVLADNEDIWSKVFAENGMTYEKPKLVLFKGSVQTACGGASSASGPFYCPGDRKVYMDLGFFEELKSKFGAKGGDFAIAYVIAHEIGHHIQTLLGTSAKMRQEQQGKSEAEANKLSVALELQADFYAGVWAHYNQENLDVGDIEEALSAANAVGDDAIQSKMQGHVVPDSFTHGTSEQRMYWFKKGYKTGDIKQGTTFEEIQ; from the coding sequence ATGAAGTGGCAAGGCAGAAGACAAAGTGATAATGTCGAAGACAGAAGATCAATTTCCGGCGGAGGTAAAGCAATAATTGGTGGTGGAGTTATCGGAATCATTGTTTTACTGCTTAATGTTTTTGGTGGCGAAACTGGCCAGCAGATAGCACCAATTTTAGAGCAAATGCAAGGCGGTCAAGGCCAACAGACAGAAGCTGCAGCTCCTTTAAGCAAGGAAGACGAAGAAATGGGGAATTTTGTTAGAGTTGTTCTAGCAGATAATGAAGATATTTGGAGTAAAGTTTTTGCCGAAAATGGCATGACCTACGAAAAACCAAAATTAGTGCTTTTTAAAGGTAGCGTACAAACTGCCTGCGGAGGCGCATCATCGGCTTCTGGTCCTTTTTATTGTCCGGGAGATAGAAAAGTATATATGGATTTAGGTTTCTTTGAGGAGCTAAAAAGTAAATTTGGCGCAAAAGGTGGCGATTTTGCCATTGCTTACGTTATCGCACATGAAATTGGCCACCACATACAAACTTTGCTTGGTACGTCTGCAAAAATGCGTCAGGAACAGCAAGGAAAAAGTGAAGCCGAGGCTAATAAACTATCTGTTGCTTTAGAACTACAAGCTGACTTCTACGCTGGTGTTTGGGCACATTACAATCAAGAAAATCTAGATGTTGGCGACATCGAGGAAGCATTAAGTGCGGCAAACGCTGTTGGAGACGATGCTATTCAAAGTAAAATGCAAGGACATGTAGTTCCAGATTCTTTTACCCATGGAACTTCAGAACAAAGAATGTATTGGTTTAAAAAAGGTTACAAAACCGGCGATATTAAACAAGGTACTACATTTGAAGAAATTCAATAA
- the bshB1 gene encoding bacillithiol biosynthesis deacetylase BshB1: protein MKLDILAFGAHPDDVELGCAGTILKEVSLGKKVGIVDLTRGELGTRGTAEIRDQEAKDAAAILGVLVRENLAMRDGFFVNDEKHQLEVIKMIRKYKPEIVLCNAIDDRHIDHGKGSKLVSDACFLSGLMKIETSIDGVKQEAWRPKVVYHYIQWKNITPDFVVDITGFEEKKVEAIMAYKTQFYDPNSNEPATPITSKNFFESLNYRAKDLGRLVGKDFAEGFTVERCLAVNSLENLI from the coding sequence ATGAAATTAGACATATTAGCCTTCGGGGCGCATCCAGACGACGTAGAATTAGGTTGTGCTGGAACCATTTTAAAAGAAGTATCACTTGGTAAAAAAGTAGGTATTGTAGATTTAACGCGTGGTGAATTAGGAACGCGCGGAACGGCTGAAATTAGAGATCAGGAAGCAAAAGACGCTGCGGCCATTTTAGGAGTTCTAGTGCGTGAAAATTTAGCAATGCGCGACGGGTTTTTTGTTAATGATGAAAAGCATCAATTAGAAGTTATTAAAATGATTCGCAAATACAAACCAGAAATTGTATTGTGCAATGCAATCGACGATCGCCATATTGATCACGGAAAAGGGAGCAAATTGGTTTCTGATGCTTGCTTTTTATCGGGTTTAATGAAAATTGAAACTTCAATAGACGGAGTGAAACAGGAAGCATGGAGGCCTAAAGTAGTGTATCATTATATTCAATGGAAAAATATTACTCCAGACTTCGTTGTGGATATTACAGGATTCGAAGAAAAAAAGGTGGAAGCGATTATGGCTTATAAAACCCAGTTTTATGATCCGAATTCAAATGAACCTGCGACGCCAATTACGAGTAAAAACTTTTTTGAAAGCCTAAATTATCGTGCAAAAGACTTAGGAAGACTAGTTGGGAAAGATTTTGCAGAAGGTTTTACAGTTGAAAGATGTTTGGCAGTCAATAGCTTAGAAAATTTGATATAA
- a CDS encoding chorismate-binding protein, with protein MNSFFLKIKNHKEQNLPFVLYSKPNSTNFVGILQQNNNLNTVSDYSEKGFVFASFDEKQLILIPENESEIITAEKEKTSFEPIEIDDLSFDPEAKFQYEYLVAQGIQAIKNEEFKKVVLSRSEEVPLAEFDFIETFQHLVQLYPATFCYCFFHPKIGLWMGATPEKLLKANGNVFETMALAGTQKDNQETEIVWQQKEKDEQQFVTDFIVKRLREFTASVVVSEPYSLKAGSIWHIKTDISGVLKDNSTLEEVVDTLHPTPAVCGLPKKKSKAFILDNENYDRTFYTGFLGELNSTFAGNNSSSDLFVNLRCMQIQENKAILYMGCGITKESVPEKEWEESVNKSMTMKRVLRK; from the coding sequence ATGAATTCATTTTTCTTAAAAATTAAAAATCATAAAGAACAGAATTTGCCTTTTGTACTTTATTCAAAACCTAACTCAACAAATTTTGTTGGGATTTTACAACAGAACAATAATTTAAATACCGTTTCTGATTACAGCGAAAAAGGATTTGTTTTTGCTTCTTTTGATGAAAAACAATTAATCCTGATTCCTGAAAATGAATCGGAAATTATTACTGCCGAAAAAGAAAAAACTTCTTTCGAACCAATTGAAATAGACGATTTGAGTTTTGATCCAGAAGCTAAATTTCAGTATGAATATTTAGTGGCTCAAGGAATTCAAGCCATTAAAAATGAAGAATTCAAAAAAGTAGTTTTGTCAAGAAGCGAAGAGGTGCCTTTGGCTGAATTTGATTTTATTGAAACTTTTCAGCACTTGGTTCAACTGTATCCTGCTACTTTCTGTTATTGTTTCTTTCACCCGAAAATTGGACTTTGGATGGGAGCAACGCCTGAAAAACTTTTAAAGGCAAACGGAAATGTTTTTGAAACCATGGCTTTGGCGGGAACGCAGAAAGATAATCAGGAAACAGAAATTGTTTGGCAGCAAAAAGAAAAAGATGAACAGCAGTTTGTAACCGATTTTATTGTGAAAAGACTTCGAGAATTTACAGCTTCGGTTGTGGTTTCTGAACCTTACAGTTTAAAAGCAGGATCGATTTGGCATATTAAAACGGATATTTCGGGTGTTTTAAAAGATAATTCAACTCTAGAAGAAGTGGTTGATACTTTGCATCCAACACCTGCCGTTTGCGGACTTCCAAAAAAGAAATCGAAAGCATTTATTTTGGATAATGAGAATTACGATAGAACTTTCTATACTGGTTTTCTAGGCGAATTAAACAGCACTTTTGCTGGAAATAATTCAAGTTCTGATTTATTTGTAAATTTACGATGTATGCAGATTCAGGAAAATAAAGCCATTCTGTATATGGGCTGCGGAATCACAAAAGAAAGTGTTCCCGAAAAAGAATGGGAAGAAAGCGTGAATAAATCAATGACGATGAAAAGAGTCTTGAGAAAATAG
- a CDS encoding PaaI family thioesterase, with protein MNYTKEQILARCNEFSKNTLMETLKIEYIDAGEDFLTAKMPVNPSVHQPMGLLHGGASVALAESVGSAASFFFINPKEQEVRGIEISANHLKSIREGYVFGTARIIHKGRSLHLWEIKITDEEGNLVSLCKLTNMVLDRKKSE; from the coding sequence ATGAATTATACAAAAGAACAGATTTTAGCGCGCTGTAATGAGTTTTCTAAAAACACATTAATGGAAACGCTGAAAATTGAATATATCGACGCCGGAGAGGATTTTTTAACTGCAAAAATGCCTGTAAATCCAAGCGTTCATCAGCCAATGGGATTATTGCATGGAGGTGCTTCTGTTGCTTTAGCAGAAAGTGTTGGGAGTGCGGCTTCTTTCTTTTTTATTAATCCGAAAGAGCAGGAGGTAAGAGGCATCGAAATTTCGGCAAATCATCTAAAAAGTATTCGTGAAGGCTATGTTTTTGGAACAGCCAGAATTATTCACAAAGGAAGAAGCCTTCATCTTTGGGAAATTAAGATTACCGATGAAGAAGGGAACTTGGTTTCGCTTTGCAAATTGACGAATATGGTTTTGGATAGAAAGAAAAGTGAGTAA